The [Clostridium] scindens ATCC 35704 nucleotide sequence ACGGAAGATCCAGACAACAGCGACAATCAGATGAAGTTTATAATTACAAATACGACTTCATTTACCAGCCGTTTTGGGGCTCCGATCAGATTCAGCTTGCTCTGGCCAGGCCAGATGGTTCGCATAACCCATGCAAACTTCCAGACACCAAGTATTCTGCCTCAGACTACGGCGTTTAATGTCCAGTTAATATAAGATAAAGACGAATAATTCTGTATTTAATTAAAAATACTTAATTTATTGCGTATATGGTGTATAATGGGCATAAGAATCAGAAAACCTAAAGAGCAGGGAGGGAATGCCTATGCTGGAGAAACTGGATTTAACGAAGACGCTTAGCAAGTCGGAGTATAAAGAGAAGATAATGGAATTGGAGCCGAAGATCGGGAAACTCCAAAGGGAATGCAAGGATCTGGGGATTCCGGTCATGATAGCATTTGAGGGATATGACGCAGCCGGCAAGGGCGTTCAGATCGGAGAATTGATAAAAGCTCTGGATCCAAGAGGATTCGAAGTACATGCAGTAAAAAAGGAGACGGAGGAAGAGCAGATGCATCCTTTCCTCTGGAGATTCTGGACCAAGATGCCGTCAAAGGGACGGATTGCCATATATGACAGCAGCTGGTACCGCAAAGTGCTGATTGACCGGTTTGACAAAAAGACCAAGAAGAAAGAAGTGGCGGATGCCTATCGGTCTATCTGCTCTTTCGAAGAGCAACTGACGGATGATGGAATGGTGCTCATAAAAATATTCCTGGCAATTGATAAAAAAGAGCAGAAGAAACGGCTTGAAAAACTTTTGAGTTCCAAGGAGACCTCCTGGCGCGTAAGCGAAGGTGACTTAAAGCGCAATAAGGAGTTTGGCGAGTATGAGGCGATCAATGAAGAGATGCTGATGCGCACAGATATGGAGTATGCGCCCTGGAATATCGTGGAAGCGGTGGACCGGAGGTTTGCCACGGCTAAGATCTATGCGATTGTCGCCCAGACGCTGGCCGGGAAGGTCGAGGAAGTAAGAAGGAAGGAACGCCTGGGGCAGTTTAAGGAAGAGGAGATTACGGAACCAGAAAAGGAGACTGCTCAGGATAAGAAACTGACCGAATCCATTCTTGCCAAGGCGGACTTAAGCCTGTCCTATTCCAAAGAAGAATATCGGAAGCGGCTGGAGCAGCTGCAGAAGAAGATGGAGAAACTTCACGGAGAACTGTATCGGAGAAGGATTCCGGTGGTGCTGGGATTTGAAGGATGGGATGCAGGAGGCAAAGGCGGCGCCATCAAGCGACTGACACAAAAGATGGATCCGAGAGGCTATGTGGTGCATCCCACAGCCTCTCCGAATGATATCGAAAGGGCTCATCATTATTTGTGGAGGTTCTGGGTGGATATGCCAAAGGCTGGGCATATTACCATATTTGACCGAACCTGGTACGGCAGGGTCATGGTAGAGCGGATTGAAGGATTCTGCACGAAGCAGGAGTGGCAGCGTGCCTACAAAGAGATCAATGATATGGAGCATGATCTGGCAAGCGCAGGCGCGATCGTCTTAAAATTCTGGATGCAGATTGATAAAGACGAGCAGGAGAGAAGGTTTCGGGCAAGGCAGGAGAACCCGGACAAACAGTGGAAGATCACAGACGAAGACTGGCGTAACAGAGAAAAATGGGACCAGTACGAGGAGGCGGTCAATGAGATGCTGATCCGTACTTCTACGCCGGACGCGCCTTGGATCGTGGTAGAAGGAAACTGCAAATACTATGCAAGGATCAAGGTGCTTCAGACGGTGGTTGACGCGATAGAGGCCAGATTAAAGGAAGAGAAGAAAAAGAGGTAGGCTATGAGAAATCATGAAGTGACCAGACGACAGGCTCTGTTAAAAGAGGACGGCTCCTTAAGGGAGCCGGGATGGTCCAGGCAGCTGGTGCAAAGATATGACCGAAGTCAGATAAAGGCGCCAAAGTTCCGCATTAAGGAGTGGGATTATTATCTGGTGCTTAATGAAGAATTTGCCGGGGCATTTACCATATCGGATGACGGGTATATCGGCCTTCCGGCTACTTCTGAGGAGGGCAATACCGGGCAGCGAAGACGTCGGCGCTTGTCATCGTGACAGACCAGCATCAGGTGTTTGGCAAGATGAGCGGGAGGGCGGTCATGGATGATGGAAGGGTAATTGAAGTCAGGGATTTGATGTGTTTTGCAGAAGATGTACATAACAGGTATTAGAAGATGGATGGGAGAGCAGTCCAATGACGATCAGGGAACAGTTAGAACTTAGGGAGATTGAATATTTAAGTCCTTATGCAACGCTAAGCAAGGATTCAAGGGGAAGAGAGCGCGCGGAAGAAGAATGCGATATCCGTCCCGTCTTCCAGAGGGACCGGGACCGGATCCTTCACAGCAAGGCTTTTCGCCGCCTAAAGCAGAAGACGCAGGTATTCCTTCTTCCGAAAGGAGATCATTACAGAACCAGGCTGACCCACACGCTGGAGGTATCCCAGAACGCTCGAACCATAGCCAAGGCTCTTCGTCTCAATGAAGATCTGGTGGAGGCGATCGCGCTGGGGCACGATCTGGGACACACGCCTTTCGGCCATGCAGGAGAACGGGCGCTTGACGAGGTATGCCCTCTGGGGTTCCAGCATAACGAGCAGAGCGTAAGGGTGGTGAAGCGTCTGGAAAAGCAGGGCGAGGGACTGAACCTGACCTGGGAAGTGCGTGACGGAATCCTGAATCATAAATCCGCGGGCACGCCGCATACGCTGGAAGGACAGATCGTACGCCTGTCGGATAAGATTGCCTATATCAACCATGATATTGACGACGCGATCCGGGGAGGAGTGCTCAAAGAGGAAGACATTCCGAAAACATATCGGGAGATTCTTGGAAATTCTACCAGAGTCCGCCTGGATACAATGATCCATAATGTGATCATCAACAGCATGGACCAGCCGGAGATCCGGATGTCTCCGGAAGTGGAGCAGGCTACCATGGCCCTTCGCGCCTTCATGTTTGAAAATGTGTATAAGAATCCGGTAGCAAAAGGCGAGGAAGAGAAGGCCATTAACATGGTGACCAATCTCTATGAATATTATTGGAAGCATATCCGGCTGCTTCCAGACCAGTTCCTTGAGATGCTGGAGGAAGAAGGGGGTACGCCGGAGCGGATTGTCTGTGATTATATTGCGGGAATGACGGATACATACGCGATCAAGAAGTTCGAGGAATATTTTATTCCGGAATCTTGGAAAATTTAAAGGAAATCAAGTACTTTTGTCGAATATTATATATGAGGGTGTAAATTATGTATTATTCCGATGAAGTAATTGAAGAAGTAAGATCAAGAAATGATATTGTAGATGTAATCTCTGGCTATGTGAAACTTCAGAAAAAGGGAAGTTCTTATTTTGGACTCTGTCCATTCCATAATGAGAAGTCTCCCTCTTTTTCTGTGAGCCAGCAAAAGCAGATGTATTATTGTTTTGGCTGTGGGGCGGGCGGCAATGTATTCACATTCCTGATGGAGTATGAGAATTATTCCTTCGTAGAAGCGCTTAGGTATCTGGCGGACAGAGCAGGCGTGGAACTTCCGGAGCAAGAATACTCAAAAGAAGCAAAGGCCCGTGCGGATACCAAGGCTATTTTGCTGGAGATCAACAAGGCAGCTGCGCAGTATTTTTATGCACAGCTAAAAGGCAGCCAGGGCGCCCAGGCGCTCTCTTATCTTAAGAATCGGGAGCTTGGGGATGACACCATCAAGGCGTTTGGCCTGGGATATGCCAACAAGTACAGCAATGACCTCTACAAATATCTTCGTTCCAAAGGATATCAGGATGAGATGATCGCAAAGGCCGGACTGATTACCGTGGATGAAAGGCAGGGGGCTTACGACAAGTTCTGGAACCGGGTCATGTTCCCGATCATGGATGCCAACAGCCGCGTCATAGGCTTTGGCGGCCGTGTTATGGGAGACGGAAAGCCCAAATACCTGAACTCGCCGGAGACTATGATATTCGACAAGAGCCGTAACCTCTATGGACTGAACCGGGCGAGGAGCACCAAGAAGCCATATTTCCTTCTCTGTGAAGGATATATGGATGTGATATCCCTTCATCAGGCGGGATTCGCCAATGCGGTTGCTTCCCTGGGAACGGCGCTTACGCCGGGACATGCATCGCTGATCAAGCGGTATGTGCAGGAAGTCTATCTTACATATGACAGCGACGAAGCCGGCACCAAGGCAGCGCTTCGGGCTATCCCCATTCTGAGGGATGTGGGCATCACAGCCAGGATCATCCGGATGGAGCCCTATAAAGATCCGGATGAGTTTATCAAGAATCTGGGAGCCGAGGCTTTTGAAGAGCGGATCGGCAAGGCGAGGAATGGATTCATGTTCAGCCTGGAGATTCTGGAGAAGAATTATGACATGCATTCTCCGGAGGGAAAGACTGATTTCATGAAAGAAGTCGCCAGGCGGCTTG carries:
- the pap gene encoding polyphosphate:AMP phosphotransferase; its protein translation is MLEKLDLTKTLSKSEYKEKIMELEPKIGKLQRECKDLGIPVMIAFEGYDAAGKGVQIGELIKALDPRGFEVHAVKKETEEEQMHPFLWRFWTKMPSKGRIAIYDSSWYRKVLIDRFDKKTKKKEVADAYRSICSFEEQLTDDGMVLIKIFLAIDKKEQKKRLEKLLSSKETSWRVSEGDLKRNKEFGEYEAINEEMLMRTDMEYAPWNIVEAVDRRFATAKIYAIVAQTLAGKVEEVRRKERLGQFKEEEITEPEKETAQDKKLTESILAKADLSLSYSKEEYRKRLEQLQKKMEKLHGELYRRRIPVVLGFEGWDAGGKGGAIKRLTQKMDPRGYVVHPTASPNDIERAHHYLWRFWVDMPKAGHITIFDRTWYGRVMVERIEGFCTKQEWQRAYKEINDMEHDLASAGAIVLKFWMQIDKDEQERRFRARQENPDKQWKITDEDWRNREKWDQYEEAVNEMLIRTSTPDAPWIVVEGNCKYYARIKVLQTVVDAIEARLKEEKKKR
- a CDS encoding DUF2804 family protein produces the protein MRNHEVTRRQALLKEDGSLREPGWSRQLVQRYDRSQIKAPKFRIKEWDYYLVLNEEFAGAFTISDDGYIGLPATSEEGNTGQRRRRRLSS
- a CDS encoding DUF2804 domain-containing protein produces the protein MSGRAVMDDGRVIEVRDLMCFAEDVHNRY
- a CDS encoding deoxyguanosinetriphosphate triphosphohydrolase, whose translation is MTIREQLELREIEYLSPYATLSKDSRGRERAEEECDIRPVFQRDRDRILHSKAFRRLKQKTQVFLLPKGDHYRTRLTHTLEVSQNARTIAKALRLNEDLVEAIALGHDLGHTPFGHAGERALDEVCPLGFQHNEQSVRVVKRLEKQGEGLNLTWEVRDGILNHKSAGTPHTLEGQIVRLSDKIAYINHDIDDAIRGGVLKEEDIPKTYREILGNSTRVRLDTMIHNVIINSMDQPEIRMSPEVEQATMALRAFMFENVYKNPVAKGEEEKAINMVTNLYEYYWKHIRLLPDQFLEMLEEEGGTPERIVCDYIAGMTDTYAIKKFEEYFIPESWKI
- the dnaG gene encoding DNA primase, whose product is MYYSDEVIEEVRSRNDIVDVISGYVKLQKKGSSYFGLCPFHNEKSPSFSVSQQKQMYYCFGCGAGGNVFTFLMEYENYSFVEALRYLADRAGVELPEQEYSKEAKARADTKAILLEINKAAAQYFYAQLKGSQGAQALSYLKNRELGDDTIKAFGLGYANKYSNDLYKYLRSKGYQDEMIAKAGLITVDERQGAYDKFWNRVMFPIMDANSRVIGFGGRVMGDGKPKYLNSPETMIFDKSRNLYGLNRARSTKKPYFLLCEGYMDVISLHQAGFANAVASLGTALTPGHASLIKRYVQEVYLTYDSDEAGTKAALRAIPILRDVGITARIIRMEPYKDPDEFIKNLGAEAFEERIGKARNGFMFSLEILEKNYDMHSPEGKTDFMKEVARRLAQFDEEIERGNYIEAVAGAYHVGFEDLRKLVGRMAIQTGLAKPVERPKSTQGKKKEKEDGILKSQKILLTWLTSDEAVFRQIEKYITPADFSEGIYRTVAQLLYEQYEKHDVNPARIMNHFTDEEEHREVASLFHTKIKELTTAKEQEKALQETVIRIKNHSIEEATKMLDPTDIKGLQQLMNAKRELQDLQKLHISIN